One genomic window of Sporocytophaga myxococcoides DSM 11118 includes the following:
- a CDS encoding carbohydrate-binding protein, translating into MKKKVIASVLILFLSLSAFAQTATVTLTSQKQYIRGFGGINHPVWAGDLTATQRETAFGNGAGQMGMSVLRIWVSDKPSEWSRELPTAKRAIELGAIVFASPWNPPSNMVETFTRGTQTDAKRLKYDMYDEYAKHLNDFVKYMKDNGVELFAISVQNEPDYAHDWTWWTPQEMLRFMKENAGSINCRVISPESFSYLKNMSDPILNDPQALANMDILGTHLYGTQYSNFTYPLFKQKGAGKELWMTEVYHPNSEAQSADRWPEALETGFHIHSAMADAEFQAYVWWYIRRQYSPMKEDGNISKRGYMMTHYSKFVRPGYYRVDATKNPTTDVYVSAYKKGDDVVVVALNRSTSSKTITLSIPGTKVQTWEKYVTSGSKNLQKEANINDPDGSFQITLDAQSMTSFVGKAPAGFPIVSITTPNNNTTFTSPAIISITANASDPDGTISKVEFYNGATKLGEDASFPYAYSWANVVAGTYSITAVATDNNGNKTTSAVVLVKVNLPRSPYNGVAHPIPGKIEAEEYDNGGEGVSYHEANANGNEGGAALRNDDVDIEVTKDTDGAYNLGYVLQGEWLEYTVNVLYTGVYNLDVRVAADGAGKSFHIEMDGRNISGPITVPSTGGWQIWQTASVQGVNLTAGEHVMRIAFDVSYLNLNYVEFKQAVITGVESSTGGALEVYPNPFANEVLHIKQKGSFSYRITDISGFLVEEGSGQEKQDVGSLLTRGVYLLYIESNEGHSIRKIVKQ; encoded by the coding sequence ATGAAAAAGAAAGTAATAGCATCAGTTTTAATTCTGTTTCTTAGTCTCAGTGCGTTTGCGCAGACTGCAACTGTTACCTTGACTTCTCAAAAGCAGTACATTCGAGGCTTTGGTGGTATCAACCATCCTGTATGGGCAGGAGATTTAACCGCCACACAAAGAGAAACTGCATTTGGAAATGGAGCAGGACAAATGGGAATGAGTGTTCTTCGTATCTGGGTATCAGACAAACCAAGCGAATGGTCCAGAGAATTACCCACTGCCAAAAGAGCTATTGAACTTGGAGCTATAGTTTTTGCTTCACCTTGGAATCCTCCAAGCAATATGGTGGAAACATTTACTCGCGGAACTCAGACAGATGCCAAACGTCTGAAGTATGATATGTATGATGAATATGCAAAACACTTAAATGATTTTGTAAAGTACATGAAGGATAATGGTGTTGAGTTGTTTGCAATTTCTGTTCAGAATGAACCTGATTATGCTCACGACTGGACATGGTGGACTCCTCAGGAGATGCTTCGCTTTATGAAAGAAAATGCAGGCTCTATTAACTGCAGAGTGATTTCACCTGAATCATTTTCTTATCTGAAAAATATGTCTGACCCTATTTTGAATGATCCACAGGCGCTTGCAAACATGGACATCCTGGGAACTCACCTTTATGGGACACAATACAGTAATTTTACTTATCCTCTTTTCAAACAGAAAGGTGCAGGCAAAGAACTTTGGATGACTGAGGTTTATCATCCAAATAGTGAAGCCCAATCTGCAGACCGCTGGCCGGAGGCATTGGAAACCGGTTTTCATATTCACAGCGCAATGGCTGATGCTGAATTCCAAGCATACGTTTGGTGGTATATCAGGAGACAGTATAGTCCAATGAAGGAGGATGGCAATATTAGTAAACGGGGTTATATGATGACTCATTACTCTAAGTTTGTACGTCCAGGTTATTACAGAGTTGATGCTACCAAAAATCCAACCACCGATGTATATGTATCTGCTTATAAAAAAGGGGATGATGTTGTAGTTGTGGCTTTAAACAGAAGTACTTCTTCGAAAACTATTACCCTCTCAATTCCAGGTACCAAAGTACAAACGTGGGAAAAGTATGTAACTTCTGGCTCAAAGAATCTTCAGAAAGAAGCGAATATCAATGACCCGGATGGTTCTTTTCAAATAACTCTTGACGCGCAAAGTATGACATCTTTTGTAGGAAAAGCACCGGCGGGATTTCCTATTGTGAGCATTACTACGCCAAATAATAATACAACATTCACGTCTCCTGCTATTATAAGTATAACCGCTAATGCTTCTGACCCTGACGGGACAATTTCAAAAGTGGAGTTTTACAATGGAGCAACCAAATTAGGAGAAGATGCTTCATTTCCATATGCTTATTCCTGGGCGAATGTTGTAGCAGGTACATATTCCATTACTGCTGTGGCGACTGACAACAATGGGAATAAAACAACATCGGCTGTGGTCTTGGTTAAAGTCAACTTACCTCGTAGTCCATATAATGGAGTTGCTCATCCAATACCTGGCAAAATCGAGGCTGAAGAATATGATAATGGTGGAGAAGGAGTTAGTTATCATGAAGCAAACGCAAATGGCAATGAAGGTGGAGCCGCATTGAGAAATGATGATGTTGATATTGAGGTAACCAAGGATACAGATGGAGCTTATAATTTAGGTTATGTTCTTCAAGGGGAATGGTTGGAATATACTGTAAATGTTCTGTATACCGGAGTGTACAATCTTGATGTGCGTGTAGCAGCAGATGGAGCCGGTAAGTCTTTTCACATCGAAATGGACGGAAGAAATATAAGCGGCCCAATTACTGTTCCGAGCACAGGTGGCTGGCAGATATGGCAGACTGCAAGCGTTCAGGGAGTCAATCTTACAGCTGGTGAACATGTAATGAGAATTGCTTTTGATGTCAGCTATTTAAATCTGAATTATGTTGAATTTAAACAAGCAGTGATTACTGGTGTGGAATCTAGCACTGGAGGCGCTTTGGAAGTGTATCCTAATCCATTTGCTAATGAAGTTTTACATATTAAACAGAAAGGTTCTTTTTCTTATAGGATAACTGATATAAGCGGATTCCTGGTTGAAGAGGGTAGCGGACAGGAAAAACAAGATGTAGGATCTTTACTTACTCGTGGAGTTTATCTCCTCTATATTGAAAGCAACGAAGGTCATTCAATTCGTAAAATTGTAAAGCAGTAA
- a CDS encoding RNA polymerase sigma factor, whose protein sequence is MLKKDKNQEIIEAILNGHNTRVLNHLYQSALPQIMKYICLNNGDEDEAKDIFQDAVVSLFTTVRLGKFEQGKDINGFLYFVSRNLWINRIKKRNKQLDISKMQMPPMEESHLAVIITKEKEELIEQFMSKVGDKCKQILKYVIYDNLSMKEVAQKMSFAGETVAKSTHYRCKQKLMELVENDGTMINFLKNELR, encoded by the coding sequence ATGTTAAAAAAGGACAAAAATCAGGAAATTATTGAGGCCATTCTAAATGGTCATAATACAAGAGTCCTTAACCATTTATATCAATCAGCCTTGCCTCAGATAATGAAATATATCTGTCTTAATAATGGAGATGAAGATGAAGCAAAAGATATTTTTCAGGATGCAGTAGTATCACTTTTTACTACGGTAAGATTAGGCAAATTTGAACAGGGAAAAGATATAAATGGCTTTCTATATTTTGTTTCCAGGAACTTATGGATCAATAGAATTAAAAAGAGAAATAAGCAATTAGATATTTCAAAAATGCAGATGCCTCCTATGGAAGAAAGCCATCTGGCTGTGATCATTACAAAGGAAAAGGAAGAGTTGATAGAGCAGTTTATGAGTAAAGTTGGAGATAAATGCAAACAGATACTCAAATATGTGATATACGATAATCTGAGCATGAAAGAAGTTGCTCAAAAAATGAGTTTTGCTGGTGAAACAGTGGCTAAGAGTACACATTACAGGTGTAAGCAGAAGCTCATGGAGCTTGTAGAGAATGATGGTACAATGATTAATTTTTTGAAGAATGAGCTCAGGTAG